One genomic window of Moorella glycerini includes the following:
- a CDS encoding DUF3870 domain-containing protein, translating into MKVKQLGAGPAPEMSRPFLRASATKINWINLISREIPRTELLRRRWVLTSLKGKSVLFSGKAQVPKLTTAYETVKVVTVVLEIDWDSEQIINADFSLYSSVSVEFLRNIVKGYNLKGGLDSLLAEVKSRFHAFSQGAVIQALQIAYERYRDFRTGQLLKSGRES; encoded by the coding sequence GTGAAAGTTAAGCAGCTAGGGGCTGGCCCGGCACCTGAGATGTCTAGACCCTTTTTAAGGGCCTCCGCGACAAAAATCAACTGGATCAATCTGATATCGCGAGAAATCCCGAGGACAGAACTTTTGAGGAGGCGGTGGGTTCTGACTAGTTTAAAGGGCAAGAGTGTATTGTTTTCAGGTAAGGCCCAGGTACCAAAATTAACTACCGCCTACGAAACTGTTAAAGTTGTAACAGTAGTATTGGAGATTGATTGGGATAGCGAGCAAATAATTAATGCTGATTTTTCCTTATATTCCTCGGTATCGGTGGAATTCTTGCGGAACATTGTTAAGGGGTACAACCTTAAGGGTGGGCTAGATTCATTGTTAGCTGAGGTTAAAAGTCGTTTTCATGCTTTTTCCCAGGGAGCAGTAATCCAAGCTTTACAGATAGCCTATGAACGCTACCGCGACTTTCGGACGGGTCAACTGCTTAAGTCCGGAAGGGAAAGTTAA
- the nth gene encoding endonuclease III has product MQRDRIEAILQSLRVAYPGARSRLKYSNAFELLVAAILSAQTTDDQVNKVTVELFRRYPTPAALAAADPEEVAACIKSLGLYRMKAAHLVAACRNLVEKYGGRVPDNLEELLDLPGVGRKVANVVLSNAYGRDVIAVDTHVFRVANRLGLACAGNVRETEKQLMAVLPPGSRGEAHHLLIYHGRAVCRARRPGCRECVVSSYCENKTYNYSDEDHNSRGKASQ; this is encoded by the coding sequence ATGCAGAGGGACAGGATAGAAGCCATCCTGCAATCCTTGCGGGTTGCTTACCCGGGGGCGCGGTCGCGCCTCAAGTACAGCAATGCCTTTGAACTCCTGGTGGCGGCCATCCTCTCGGCCCAGACCACCGACGATCAGGTTAACAAGGTAACAGTCGAGCTTTTCCGGCGTTATCCCACGCCGGCAGCCTTAGCGGCGGCAGACCCGGAAGAGGTTGCCGCCTGTATTAAAAGCCTGGGCCTGTACCGGATGAAAGCCGCCCACCTGGTGGCTGCCTGCCGGAACTTGGTGGAAAAATATGGTGGCCGGGTACCGGACAACCTGGAGGAACTCCTGGATCTTCCCGGCGTAGGCCGCAAAGTGGCCAATGTGGTCCTGAGCAACGCCTATGGCCGGGATGTCATCGCTGTCGACACCCATGTCTTCCGGGTGGCCAACCGCCTGGGCCTGGCCTGTGCCGGTAATGTCCGGGAGACGGAAAAGCAGCTGATGGCCGTCCTGCCGCCGGGCAGCCGCGGTGAAGCCCACCACCTGCTGATCTACCACGGCCGGGCGGTCTGCAGGGCCAGGCGCCCCGGGTGCCGGGAGTGTGTGGTTAGTAGTTACTGCGAAAATAAAACCTATAACTATAGTGATGAGGATCACAATAGCCGGGGCAAGGCATCACAATGA
- a CDS encoding YkoF family thiamine/hydroxymethylpyrimidine-binding protein, with product MLSAEVSLYPQKTTRASEIINDSIQSLARQGVSYNVGPISTEIHGTEEQVWTGIRSLFDRASSAGEVSMVVTLSNAARKG from the coding sequence ATGCTCAGCGCCGAGGTCAGCCTTTATCCCCAGAAGACGACCCGGGCCAGCGAGATTATCAACGACTCTATCCAATCCCTGGCCCGGCAGGGCGTTAGCTACAATGTAGGCCCCATCAGCACCGAAATCCACGGTACGGAAGAACAGGTCTGGACCGGTATCCGCTCCCTTTTCGACCGGGCCAGTTCAGCCGGCGAAGTCAGCATGGTCGTTACCCTTTCCAATGCGGCCCGTAAAGGTTGA